The DNA region GGTAGATCTTGAACCTGTAATTATGATAAACGTTTGAACAAGAGTAGTAGAGTGGATTATGGATATGTAGCAAAGGCATAGTGTAAATTTGTTGGAGttcattgctttttcctttCAGGGTCACATGGTTAATTTGTCAGCAAGATTAGAAACCTGTAAAATAGAAGGGTTTTGTTCACAGTATATGTTTAATGTCATAGACATAGCGGTGGGAGAATAGTTTATGCTCCAGTTTCTCTGTTACTGTTGGTGAATGATGGTGGCCCCGATGTTTGAAACTTTGCTCCTCTTTTTATTTGCCATTACAGTTCCTTTGTTCATACAGCTGGTTGCCTTAGTAACGAagacaaattataaaattcaatttttacaCACGTCCCTCGATGCGATGATGCAATGTACTTTTCATATTTCCAGGTGGATTCTAATGACATATAACTTGTCTTCATAGTGAAGTGGACTAGATGTGATTATATATGGAGTCTttgtcttataattttgttgagCAACAAAGTTACGTGTAcccactttaaatacataaataaatatatacttatatatgttattatatgatttgatgataaagtcatattcaattatataatgacacatatcagtgtatactcatttatgtatttaaagtacaaaattgcttttttgttatatattattttcaaaaaaaaaaaatgatgctaTTCTTACCAATCACAGGGCAATTGCTTGTAGAAGGAAGTAAACAGATGTAACTCCAGAAACAATAATATGATGAATTGATAATGATGTTGCTCTGTTATTAGGTTCGggaaagaaggaaaaaggaTTAAGACATTGCTGCGATGGCCCAATTAAAATAATGCCTGATTACTTAATGCCAAAGTGATAACTACaatcaatattatatacatctttacatgataaagaaatttgcttgattggattataAAATGGGATAAATAATGACAATTATTTTTTCCCCCCCAAATAATACCTCAAAAACATAGATAGAAAGACAGGGATAGATATTTCTATCTATACAGAGACTTGGCCGAACTTGCAGGTATTAGCCAGCCAAAAACTTTACACTAACGTGATCCATAAAATAGTGAACTCACATGGTTTAGTAGGTGTTCATGCAAAGTGGATGAGCCAAAAAGTGGTAACTGAAAGTGTCTCGGGATTGTGGAGAGCCAGCCAGCCAGCCCATTTCTCTATTCTAAAGCAAATTGCAATGCACCAAAACCAAAGCTAGCACAGTAGTGTGGTGAGACAGAGACCCTCAACTTTTTGCCGTATAATTGtctcttttctttaatttttgctctttttttttttttaatatatcaaaagtTCTTTCCGCAAAATTAGACTAGTACATCTTCAAAATGGAAACCcttttaatctttaattgtAGAAACTATACAATCTATCTAGAATATCTTCAGCAAGAAGGCAAATACTAGGAAATTGAAGTAGTAAAGTTTGAGCCCTGATCAGACTGAATCCCTCTCATTCATACTGCTTACCACCACGTTTCTTCACCAAGGACTTAACGAACATCAAAAGAGCAATTCCAAATCCCAAGGCTGCCACTCCTCCCACTGCAATCGCCACCGTCCTCTGTGTATGTTGCTTGCTACCTCCTCCACCTATCGAACCCCATAAAATCTTTGATTGAACATTCAACCACAACAAAAAGTATTTGctttttaaacattaaaaagGAAAACGCCAAAACTTTGACCAagtttccaaattaaaaaataaccacATATGCtatatgttaataaaatatgttgagtCTGCATTTgcgaaaaatattaatttatgaaaccAGTGCTACAAAAaagaagctttttttttttaaaaaagttttcacGTTTACCTGATAATGGTGATGAAGGAGTGTTAGGCACACCATTCGGGTAGTAGCTATAGCTAATGTAACATTTATGGAGGTAAATCTGCCCTGAAATCGAGTCGCCACACTCATTTTTAGCTCTTTCTACAGCACTCTTCACACAATCCCCACAATCACTACTCGCCAGATCGCCTTCACACTGCCCTAATACATACACTTCTTCGTACTTCCCTGTGTAAAACAGCCCGCTATTTTTTATCCCATTCGTTAACACACTGAAGGCCATGTCTCTTTTGTTATCAAACCCTGGCTCACTCGCCTGAGTCGACCCACAAACCTTATATATCAACTCTGTCTCTGATACTTGCTCGAACCCAATGATTTCATACCTAAGGTAGCACCCACTGAGTTGAATCCGAGCTGCTATGGATTTCCCACAGAGTTTGTCAACCATGTCTGAGATTTTGCTCACACATATGTTGCACTGAGTGACAGTGAGGTCTCCTCTGCATTGGTAGAGTCCCATGATGGAATTTTGGCCGTCACCAGAATTTGTGGTAGCAAAAGTTTGTTGTGATGACTGTGAAACCAAAGAGGACAAGAGTGTTTTCAGGTTTTGAGAGTAAACCTCTGATGAGTCTTGAAATTTCTGGGCTGCACATCCTTTGAAAATCAAGGTGGTGGTGTCTGCAGCAGTTGTGGGATAACTAAAAACCACGAACAATATTATGAAAAGcatagaaagagaaagaagagaaaagggTTTTGTGAGTAAAGCCATTTGAGGATGTGAAATGAAATTCGTTTTTTATTAAGAGCTCACGTGATTGTTGAATGGTTTTTGTGTCGCAAGGGTTTTTGTTTGGTAGTTTCTTGGAATTGGTTATTGCTGAAAACAAGGGCAGTAAGGAATGGTTTGGTATATCTGGATGCAGAAGAGAAGAGTATTGGGTCTTGGTTAAAGGGGTTTTGGCCTTTTCGAACTTCTTTATAGGCTTTAATTGCTTTTTTCTAATTCCATACTTAACACAAATCATAAACGTGCTTTAGTCATGGCcatcaaaaatttggaaactgGGCAAGGCCTGGTTGTTGCCTGTGAAAAACTACAATAAAGGCCTTCTGGTATATGATTTTGCTGCAGGTTTGGAGTACATTAAGCGTCGATTTTCAGGACCTTTAACtgcattaaaaagaaaataatagcTGCTGGACCAGTGAGGCTACTGGATCCACTTATCTGAAGCCATAAATGGTTATAGAACAGTGACAATCATGGAGATTTAATGTTGGTTAAAATGGTCATTCTCATTTGTCATCTGTCAACTTCCAATTCAACAAGTATTCAATTTGAACTATGTTGTAAGCATTGGAAAAGAATAACTTATACGCATAATCTTcttaaataaggaaagaaagtACTAATTCAACTACTTTTGTAGGCAGTAATAAGTTTGACTGATCTAGAAATGGCTGGTTTCTAAGCATAATAGCAAGTTCATGACAATTTCTTAGAATGGCCCTAATTGTGATAAATTTGGGTTGAAAAAACACCGAAAGCCTGAACAGAATCTGAAATTTAATAAGTGCTTAGAATCTCGTTCACAGTTCACAGATCACAGAAACCCTAATCAGGAAATGCTCAAACTCCTCATCTTCCAAAATGTCCACAGTTTAaacttctttatatatttttttttcaagaaacaATGGCATCAGCCTTGTCAACTCTTTGGATGGTTTGATGAAAactgaaatgacaaatatgaaCAACAGTGACCTCTGTGAATGATATATTATGATATCTGTGAATATGGCAAGTgggttaattttgattttatagaCCAAACAGGAGAAGTTGAGTTTgtaattctttcttctttttcccttcatATTTTCATTGTTTATGTAGTTTTTCCTGAAATTTTTTTGCAGAGTCGGTCGCCTTCACTTTCTCCAAACATTGTACACGAAGGACTGAGCCATCTTCCTACCGGTGTCTTCCAGCGGCTGGATGATGGTAAGTGTGGGACATTCTATGCCATGGTACTCTTTCAAGGGCTCCTTTTTTGATGGTGAAGGATCAGTTTCTCTTCAACCGTGAATTAATATTCCTAGAATGAGATAATAACATTGTTTGTTATTATGTGTGGTGACGGTTTTCACTTTTTAGACTTGTCTAATCAGTCTGATTAACAGCAATTAGCCCACACAGGTTGAAAGTGATCTTTATCTACATATTTCTTATTGTCTCTAATGGTTTTCAATTTTGCTGGTGAACTGCAACCTCACACTCGGTAAAATGTTTTGTGTATGCTAAATTTCTGGTTTCATTCTGCATGAACTGACACTTGTTGGTTTGTTAAAAGCCAAAGAAGCTGCTGAAGCCATTAAGCTTGTGTGACATTAACTGTATTGCTTAACAGAGAAAACTGTTTCCAAGGTATAATAGAAGTTTGAGtacgtaaatatatatatatttatatatatcatcatataatttaataattttaaattaaaaataaaataatatttattcatataatgatatatataaatacgtatgtatatgtatatctaaaatagatatatatataatattgttctttccTCATATGGAGCTTTCACTTATTCATGCCATTGTTTTGCTCATCTTCCAACATAATTAGTTTAGTTACTGATTTACCAATTTtttcgataaaattatatgcacaaataGTGATGTATCATcgtgtgattaagtattattttatttttaatttttaactatttaattatatgataacacactgtagtttatgcataaaaattatatatataatattactcttatatttatagttatttttaGGTActgaattaaatatttgagtttcattcatcaataattaatttagaaaaaaaagttttaatttaggATGAATGAGTATTTTTCATCTACACtatatcaaaatgataatttatcgaattaaaaattaatttcttttattttatatcaaaaagttaaaatgttaattGAAAGGATAAAAGCGTATTTTACAAACaatatcaatattataatattaatatcacTTTATtcttacatataatattaataataaaattatatatatgtatatttatataatttagataaataaataatttattattatataattaaataattttaaataattcagataaaaaatatcattgtcccattaatttaattattatttagtatactcttttttataaatttttatatcaattattttttaataataaaatgatatatattttaaatataatttttatatataaatatcattacccttttaatttaattattattaagtatATTCTTATTCGAAACTTTGAAAAAGAGGCATTCTtatttaaaaagcaaaaaataaagttttttcatttaatttaatatagagtaaactatttaatttaaatttttatataattaaataattttaaattaaaaatatactactttatttattttttatttattctctttGTATTCAAAACACTCATTTGTCATTCAAAATATCCTTGTGCTGCACCAACCGAGCCCGGTAAATGGAAAACCGAGGACTACAGACGTGCCCGCCAAACCTTCAGAATTCCATCCTAAACCGTTCTTACACGCGCCGGATTCCTATAATTACGATTCTTCCACGCGCTTGATCTAGCGTACTCATTGCATTACATTGCAACTATTCAAGTACTAGCTTCGGCTCACTCTGTATTGTCTTAAATAACAAAAACCCATTTTGGAATCGGCCGTTTGGTTCAGTGCTCTATTTCACGCCCACAGTCTCGGTAGTCCTGATAATGCTGGTTCGTTTTGTTCCTCGATAACACTGaatgttgttttcattttttgcaTTCAAGCGTTTATTCAAAGCAGATGTTTTTGCTCTTAGGATTTTGAAGAACACTTTCTGTTTCGAATGTTGCTCAAACACAACCTTTACATGTGTTTGTTAGATTCCGTCTTGTTCTGGGTTTTTCATGGATCGCTACATTTGCACATTTCGAGATAGTCTCTCGGTTCGGTTGCTGAGAAGAAAAACTTAGCTGTTGTTGTATTACGGATAGCGAAGTTTGCTTCCTCGGTCAATAGAGACTGAATAAAATTCACTgctagggttttctttttaatttttttattattagtttggTGGGTTTGGAAGTATCATCCTCTGATGACTCATGATTTTGTTATCAAGAtagaaatatttgattaatgttttttctttataatctcTGGGCAACGGCGAGAAACTTTCgtgtttatattttcttaatatctACTTCTTTGGTGATTTTCAGGTTGTGCTGGTGTGAATCAATCTTCAAGAACTTGGCTTGGTAAGATTAACATCAACTCGGTTCTCAGTTGACACGCAtttatattctttgttattgGGGGGTTGTGATTTAATCTTGGTATTTATTTTCATGTGGAAATATCTtcatattttggaaaaaaaaagttcataaaatttctcctttctctgataagatgttaaacaTACTTTTACTGCTAAGGAAATTATATGCgtgcaaatatatatttatatacacatacacacttTATAGTTAAAAAGACTAATTTTGCCTTGTTGATTTatcttgttattttatttatacttttttctttttagtgcTTGCTTTTGTGAGTAGGGGTGGATTaaagccaagctcgagcttagcTCGACATGAGGGCCTAGGCTTAAGCTCAATGAATTTCACACGCATAAGTTCGATCTTGATATGGTGGCTCTAGCTTGAGCTCAACcgaaaaaaaataacttataaataatattttataaaagatattttctttgattaaagaaaacattagaggaaagttaaattatattaagaaaagaaaaaaaagtaagtttatttataattggtgAGGTAAGTTGTTAAATTTTCACCCATTATAAAGGGGTTAACCTAATTCCAAAAATCCCATATTGGGAAGAAAAACTTTAACAATTCTCCTTACTCTTTATGAATAGGAttacttttttcctttctcaGTACAATTTAAATTTCctctaatattttcttttagtagaaaacataaattttagaaaataatttaaaaaatgattttttataagttaatattttttcagtcGAGCTTGAGCTGAGCATCCTATGGCTAGatcttgatattttttttatactcaTGGCTTGAGCTCGAGCCATGGATGCTAGTTTCGAGCTTGATTGAGTTAAGCTAGTAGTCAAGCTCGAGTCAGATTAACTTGGATCCAGCCCTGTTTGTGAGTGAATCATAAAAATCTGATTTCATTTGAAATTTCCTGTTTGTagctttttataatttcaaagttGTTTGACTTCCTGGCACTGGCATATGTAGGTACACTTGGTACTTATAGTAGAGACAGCTTGTTCTTCATCTGTTATGGCACCTGATCCAAGAGTTTTGAAGGCATTCAAGGCTATGAAGGCGATTGGAATCAGTGAAAACAAAGCCAAACCTGTACTAAAGAAACTTCTGAAATTGTATGAGAAAAATTGGGAActcattgaagaagaaaattatcgTGCTCTCGCTGATGCTATTTTTGAGGAGGAGGATGCTCAGGTTCATCTTCCTTTTGTCACTTATTATGGTTTTGTGTATGATGTTTGTTTCCTCTAACTTTCTTTCTTATGTTCTAATATGATCTATCAGGTTTCTGAACAGAAGAAAACTAAAATTGTCGATGTATGCAACCTGTTTCTCTTGCTTTCACTGGGTTTATATTCTAGTTTTTGTTTTGATCCCTTTGATTTTTTCTGCTGACATGCTTTTCTCTTTTGTTCATTTTGACtagcaagaagaaaattttggggAAGAGCCTCTTGCTGACATTGAGCCCTTACTCCCCTTAAAGCGCTTGCGTAGAGGCCATGAAGCATCAGCTACACCTTCTACCAGCAACTCCAGCCCAATGTCAGGTGGAGCTTTATTAAGAGAGCCAAAATTGGAAGAGGCTGAACTACCTTCTACTTCTATGCAACAGCAGTCTCAAGACAAGACAGAGGCTCTACAACTCAGTACTGGAAATGTAAGGGTTGACACTCCTTGTCCTACCtacaaaagaaagaaacctGTATTGCCTACAATTGCTTCTGCAGAAAATAGATGTATTTCTGTGCGGGCATCTCATGGAGTGCACATTAGAAATCCCATATTTGAGTCGGGAAATGTTCTTTTGCCTAAGGTGCCCAATTCTCAAGCATTGATCAAGCCAAAAGATGAGCCATTTACCGATGACATGCTTATGGATGACAGACCACAGTATGAGGTTCCAATTGCAGTGATTCATCCAGGTACTTTTGatacttgtattttttttttcccatcttTTTgctatatatttcttttttatgagtTCCATCTTATTGGACCTTCATGttggaattgaaatttaatttgtttctctgtAGTTGCTCTCCATTTAATTAAgcagttttgttttctttgagtTGGGGTTACTTGAGCTTCTGGAATTCTGTCTGCTAGCATATATGGGCATCTTAGTGGTAATATTGGTATTATGTTATGTTTTATTAAGGATATTGGTTATATCTAAGAAGGAAAATAATGAGTTTGAACATTTTATGATtcataatacaatatttatgCCTTGAGATCCACTAAACTTGGTGATTGTTTGCCTGTTAGTTATTTTGTGACAGATCATGCTCTTTTCCATCTGAAAccatggattttttttttttcggttctAGTTCATCTAGAATTTGgttttctatttaatttgaCAGGTTCATTAGGCATAAGACATTCATCTGCTGGAAATGTTTCCATGGATGAGCCAGTTGGGGAGGAGCCTCATCCATCCCAACATGTTGTGGCTGAATATGGAAGTAGTGAGGCTGTAACTTCTTTGACTGAGAGGAGCTCTAATTGTGAACTTGCTAATGTTCCTGAAGGATCTCACCCTTCCTTGGAGATTGCGTCTTCGACCACGGGAGAGGTGAAGATATCTCTAAGCTGCAATTCCGCTGTTGgaaatccaaattttcatatgcCTACTCTGGATGAACTAAGAGAATTAATGGAACAGAGGTGTCTTCGATCATATAAGATCATTGACCCAAGTTTTTCTTTCATGAATGTGATGAAAGATGTGTGTGAGTGCTTCTTGGAATTGGCAACTAATTCATCTCCTGAATCACAGGAAAGGGTAAGGGTGATGCCACCTCTTGATCTATTGAGGAAATCTACTACTCCGGATGCACTTCTTTTTGGGGGTAGTGAGGAAAATAGATGGATGTCATCTTCTATGAATGGTACTGCTGAAAGAGATAAGAAACAGGAACTAAAAGACCATGAATTTTCTAACTCATCTAGTTTGGTTGTAGTGCCACAGTGTCAATTAAGTGCTGATGAATTAAGGGTTTTAAATGATGTCAAAGACATAGCTAAAGGGGAAGAAGGAGTTGCAATTCCTTGGATTaatgaaataaacaatgaatGTCTGCCGCCGTTCCACTATATTTCCCAGAATTTGGTGTTCCAAAATGCTTCTGTGAATGTCTCTCTTTATCAAATTGGTGAGGAGAATTGTTGTTCTTCATGTTTTGGTGATTGCCTATCATCAGCAGTATCTTGTGCTTGTGCACGCCGAAGTGGGAAATATGTTTACACATCAGAAGGCCTTCTTGAGAAGGACTTCTTAAATGAGTGCATCTCAATGACTCGCGATCCTCAACAGCAATGCCTTTTGAATTGTAGGTATTGCCCGCTTGAAAGATCAAGAAATGAAGGTATTATAGAACCATGTAAGGGTCACttgaaaagaaatattataaagGAATGCTGGAGCAAATGTGGCTGTTACCGACAATGTGGCAATCGTGTGGTGCAGCGTGGGATAAATTGCAAACTGCAGGTTTTATtcccttctttattttttttagttctaGCACTAGTAATAGCTAAATTATTGAACATGTTTTCTGAGTTGATTATTATCTGGTTCTCTTCAAATTGAAGTTATAATGACACTCATCACCATTTACTTATTCTTATAGATATCCTTTCTAGTTACATGTGTATTCAGTAACTTGATTTCATTTACGTGTTAGGTGTTTTTTACACCTGATGGAAAGGGATGGGGGCTTAGAACTCTAGAGAAGCTGCAAAAAGGTGCTTTTGTTTGTGAGTTTGTTGGAGAAATTGTAACCATTAGAGAATTGTATGAGAGGAACATCGAGAGACATAACTGTCCAGTTCTATTAGATGCATATTGGGCTTCAAAAGGAGtttcaaaagatgaagaagCTCTCTGTTTGGATGCCACATGTTATGGAAATGTTGCCAGGTTCTTAAATCATAGGTAATTGCCAAAATATCACTAATGTTGTGTGTAACACTCAGATTTCTTCCTCTTCTGAGTGTAACTTGAAAATAAACGATCTGTGGATTTAGTATTTTGAGCATCTGATGagttattttttgtgtttgcaGATGCTTTGATGCGAACTTGATCGAGATACCAGTTGAAATTGAGAGTCCTGAGCATCATTACTATCATGTAAAGCACATTAGAAGCTCCATCCCAATGcctattgttttgttttttgttacgGATACTGGTTTCACTGATACAGTTATTCTAACTATTGTCTTCACCTGTGATGCAGCTTGCATTTTTCACAACAAGAGAAGTGGATGCATTTGAAGAGCTAACATGGGTGAGTAGACTTGTTTTTCTATAGATTTAGTTGATGGTTGTTGTGTAAAGACTTTAAACTTAAAGGCTATGTAGTTGTTCATGTAGAGTTGTGCCgattattctctctttttttctctggtG from Mangifera indica cultivar Alphonso chromosome 8, CATAS_Mindica_2.1, whole genome shotgun sequence includes:
- the LOC123222562 gene encoding plasmodesmata-located protein 1 encodes the protein MALLTKPFSLLSLSMLFIILFVVFSYPTTAADTTTLIFKGCAAQKFQDSSEVYSQNLKTLLSSLVSQSSQQTFATTNSGDGQNSIMGLYQCRGDLTVTQCNICVSKISDMVDKLCGKSIAARIQLSGCYLRYEIIGFEQVSETELIYKVCGSTQASEPGFDNKRDMAFSVLTNGIKNSGLFYTGKYEEVYVLGQCEGDLASSDCGDCVKSAVERAKNECGDSISGQIYLHKCYISYSYYPNGVPNTPSSPLSGGGGSKQHTQRTVAIAVGGVAALGFGIALLMFVKSLVKKRGGKQYE
- the LOC123222560 gene encoding probable inactive histone-lysine N-methyltransferase SUVR2 isoform X1; amino-acid sequence: MAPDPRVLKAFKAMKAIGISENKAKPVLKKLLKLYEKNWELIEEENYRALADAIFEEEDAQVSEQKKTKIVDQEENFGEEPLADIEPLLPLKRLRRGHEASATPSTSNSSPMSGGALLREPKLEEAELPSTSMQQQSQDKTEALQLSTGNVRVDTPCPTYKRKKPVLPTIASAENRCISVRASHGVHIRNPIFESGNVLLPKVPNSQALIKPKDEPFTDDMLMDDRPQYEVPIAVIHPGSLGIRHSSAGNVSMDEPVGEEPHPSQHVVAEYGSSEAVTSLTERSSNCELANVPEGSHPSLEIASSTTGEVKISLSCNSAVGNPNFHMPTLDELRELMEQRCLRSYKIIDPSFSFMNVMKDVCECFLELATNSSPESQERVRVMPPLDLLRKSTTPDALLFGGSEENRWMSSSMNGTAERDKKQELKDHEFSNSSSLVVVPQCQLSADELRVLNDVKDIAKGEEGVAIPWINEINNECLPPFHYISQNLVFQNASVNVSLYQIGEENCCSSCFGDCLSSAVSCACARRSGKYVYTSEGLLEKDFLNECISMTRDPQQQCLLNCRYCPLERSRNEGIIEPCKGHLKRNIIKECWSKCGCYRQCGNRVVQRGINCKLQVFFTPDGKGWGLRTLEKLQKGAFVCEFVGEIVTIRELYERNIERHNCPVLLDAYWASKGVSKDEEALCLDATCYGNVARFLNHRCFDANLIEIPVEIESPEHHYYHLAFFTTREVDAFEELTWDYGIDFDDHDHLANAFQCRCGSRFCRNMKRSSRSKSMLNSR
- the LOC123222560 gene encoding probable inactive histone-lysine N-methyltransferase SUVR2 isoform X2, translating into MAPDPRVLKAFKAMKAIGISENKAKPVLKKLLKLYEKNWELIEEENYRALADAIFEEEDAQQEENFGEEPLADIEPLLPLKRLRRGHEASATPSTSNSSPMSGGALLREPKLEEAELPSTSMQQQSQDKTEALQLSTGNVRVDTPCPTYKRKKPVLPTIASAENRCISVRASHGVHIRNPIFESGNVLLPKVPNSQALIKPKDEPFTDDMLMDDRPQYEVPIAVIHPGSLGIRHSSAGNVSMDEPVGEEPHPSQHVVAEYGSSEAVTSLTERSSNCELANVPEGSHPSLEIASSTTGEVKISLSCNSAVGNPNFHMPTLDELRELMEQRCLRSYKIIDPSFSFMNVMKDVCECFLELATNSSPESQERVRVMPPLDLLRKSTTPDALLFGGSEENRWMSSSMNGTAERDKKQELKDHEFSNSSSLVVVPQCQLSADELRVLNDVKDIAKGEEGVAIPWINEINNECLPPFHYISQNLVFQNASVNVSLYQIGEENCCSSCFGDCLSSAVSCACARRSGKYVYTSEGLLEKDFLNECISMTRDPQQQCLLNCRYCPLERSRNEGIIEPCKGHLKRNIIKECWSKCGCYRQCGNRVVQRGINCKLQVFFTPDGKGWGLRTLEKLQKGAFVCEFVGEIVTIRELYERNIERHNCPVLLDAYWASKGVSKDEEALCLDATCYGNVARFLNHRCFDANLIEIPVEIESPEHHYYHLAFFTTREVDAFEELTWDYGIDFDDHDHLANAFQCRCGSRFCRNMKRSSRSKSMLNSR